One segment of Monomorium pharaonis isolate MP-MQ-018 chromosome 6, ASM1337386v2, whole genome shotgun sequence DNA contains the following:
- the LOC105828575 gene encoding U-scoloptoxin(01)-Cw1a: MISRYQVICVLLLLGAVLLYKTMAQVDGYTPGVDYPIYNSVPFGLAFTCGGKLPGYYADPEARCQVWHWCLPNGRQFSFLCPNGTVFSQSTRVCDWWFKVDCNDSPRLYGNNDELYRDVNGNKI, encoded by the exons ATGATTTCGAGGTATCAGGTAATCTGCGTTCTTTTGCTTCTCGGCGCGGTTTTACTCTATAAAACAATGGCG CAAGTGGATGGTTACACACCTGGCGTAGACTATCCAATTTACAATTCGGTGCCGTTCGGACTTGCGTTTACCTGCGGAGGGAAATTACCTGGATACTACGCCGATCCCGAAGCCAGATGTCAG GTGTGGCATTGGTGTTTGCCAAATGGACGTCAGTTTAGTTTTCTTTGCCCGAATGGTACAGTCTTTAGTCAATCTACTCGCGTTTGTGACTGGTGGTTTAAG GTCGACTGCAATGATTCGCCACGACTTTACGGTAACAACGACGAGCTTTACAGAGACGTGAATGGAAATAAGATCTAA